The DNA segment GATGCGAGCCAAGATCGAACGAAACAGACAGCGGGCTCTGATGCTGAGGCAAGCCCGACTTGCCAGCAGACCATCGGCAGGAGAAGGGGGTGGAACCTCGGCTAAAGTCGCTAAGATAGTCGACTCTGGAGGTGGGTTCTTCattgatgaagaagaggagggacaggaggagcaAAGGACAAAGGAAGTGGTGCTTCAACCAGGTATGTGCATTTATAGTCAATCAAAAATGTCAGGGGGGAAGTATTCATATTTGTTGCATGACGTAAACTTCAGACGTAATCTCATCTCCTCTGTATGTTTGGTGTAACAAAGGAAGATGCATTGTTTGTTCATGTGCGCCCTCTTGTGGATTCATGTAATACCACATGCCAGTTGCTGAGTGGAGTCACTTTCTTTCAATCAGGTATTACAGATTATAAATTATGTCCATAATACATTATTTATGGCACAGTGACAACCAACAAACCACTATCTGAATGACTAGTAGATACTTGTTTTACTGACAAGACACCTTGGCTGTCCTCTCTTCCTAGGCTGACCTCTCTTCCTAgcactctctctctgcattgatTATGATTCTggatacatgtgtgtgtgtgtgcgctgaaatgactcaaatgtaataatttaagtgtagtagtagtagtagtattgtattgttgagcctgggtgccagtctgcttGGCATCACAATTCCATAAGTAGTCTCTGCGCTCTTGAAAACTAACTGGCATTCTGGCTAGTGTTGAGTTCTACtgctctctctgactgtcttcCTAGCCCCGGTGATAGAGACAGACTATCTGCTGTGTGATGACTGTGACAAGCCGTTTATGGATTCCTACCTCAGCAGCGGCTTCGATCTGGCAGTCTGTGACAACTGCAGGTAAAAGTCTTCTTGTGTCAATGACAACCAACACAAATAACGATAttgttataatatatatattattgtacAGTGTGCTTCTCATAATAGtgttcacatacagtaccagtcaaaagtttggacacacctactcattcaagggtttttctttattttctacattgtacaataatcgtgaagacataaactatgcaataacacatggaatcatgtagtaagtaaccaaaaaagttaaacaaatcaaaatatatttgagattcttcaaagtagccaccctttgccttgatgacagctttgcacacttagcattctctcaaccagcttcatcaggaatgcttttccaacagtcttgaagaagttcccacatatgctgagcacttgttggctgcttttccttcactctgcggtccaactcatcccaagccatctcaattgggttgaggtcaggtgattgtggaggccagatcatctgatgcagcaccacatcactctccttcttggtcaaatagcccttagcctagaggtgtgttgggtcattgtcctgttgaaaaccaaatgatagttccactaagcgcaaaccagatgggatggcgtatcactgcagaatggtgtggtagccatgctggttaagtgtgccttgaattctaaatacatcattgacagtgtcaccagcaaagcaccatcacaccacctccatgcttcacggtgggaaccacacatgcggagatcatccgttcacctactctgcgtctcacaaagacacagcgtttggaaccaaaaatctcaaatttggactcatcataccaaaggacagattgCCACCCGTCTAATGTCcgttactcgtgtttcttggtccaagcaagtctcttcttcttatcttattggtgtcctttattagtggtttctttgcatcaattcgaccatgaaggccttattcacgccgtctcctctgaacagttaacgttgagatgtgtctgttacttgaactttgtgaagcaaactctaatgaacttatcctctgcagcagaggtaactctgggtcttcctttcctgtggtggtcctcatgagagccagtttcatcatagcgcttgaagaaaatttcaaaattcttgaaatgttccggactGACTGacttttatgtcttaaagtaatgatggactgtcatttctctttgcttatttgagctgttcttgccataatatggacttggtcttttacaaaatatagttatcttttgtataccacccataccttgtcacaacacaactggttggctcaaacgcattaagaaggaaagaaattccacaaatgtaactttgaacaaggcacacctgttaattgtaacgcattccaggtgactacctcatgaagctggttgagcgaatgccaagagtgtgcaaagctgtcatcaaggcaaagggtggctactttgaagaatctcaaatataaatatatttagatttgtttaacacttttttttggttactacatgattccatatgtgttatttcatagttttgatgtctttgctattattgtacaatgtagaaaatagtaaaaataaagaaacccttgaatgagtaggtgtgtctaaacttttggtACTGTATGCGCAGGACAAGTTGATCACTATAACAGGTTTACTATAACCACATTCaccataaaaacattttttatttaactaggcaagtcagttaagaacaaattcttatttgatgacggcctaccggggaacagtgggttaactgccttgttcaggggcagaacaacagatttttaccttgtcagctcagggattcgatccagcaacctttcggttactagtccaacgctctaaccactaggctacctgcactgCAGTATTACATACAGTGCTTTAACTTCCGTTGTATTGCATTGTGCTTCAATGGTAAGAGGATGCCAAAATGCATCTGAAGAGGTATTCTATCTTGTCTTCCCTCTGttaatgtcccccccccccatcagagACAACGAGGTGAAACACAAGCTGATATCCCGTACGGAGGCTAAGCAGCTCTACCTACTGAAGGACTGTGACCTGGACAAGAGGGAGCCAGTGCTGAGGTTTGTCCTGAGGAAGAACCCACACAACCCTCACTGGGGAGACATGAAACTCTACCTCAAGCTGCAGGTAGGACGAGCTAACCGAT comes from the Salmo trutta chromosome 4, fSalTru1.1, whole genome shotgun sequence genome and includes:
- the LOC115191853 gene encoding DNA repair protein complementing XP-A cells homolog translates to MDLLEPPTPVKDNASSPSESKAKNCDLSPAMRAKIERNRQRALMLRQARLASRPSAGEGGGTSAKVAKIVDSGGGFFIDEEEEGQEEQRTKEVVLQPAPVIETDYLLCDDCDKPFMDSYLSSGFDLAVCDNCRDNEVKHKLISRTEAKQLYLLKDCDLDKREPVLRFVLRKNPHNPHWGDMKLYLKLQVEKRSLEVWGSEEALEEAKEAREENREVQKQKRFNKKVKELRRAVRSSVWTKDTSAHQHEYGPEELVDEEEDLYRKVCNTCGHELTYEKM